TCGTTGCTCTTCGTATATACGCGAAGACCTGGTTTACTGATTCTTTTCAAACCAGTAATAACACGTTCATTGTTGGATCCGTATTTCAAGAAAACACGAATGATCCCTTGTTTATTATCATCGATATACTCCGCATCACGGATGAAACCTTCGCGTTTCAAGATCTCAGCGATTTGTTTCTTGATCGTGGATGCAGGCATTTCCACCGTTTCGTGACGAACTGTGTTCGCATTACGAATACGTGTAAGCATATCTGCAATTGGATCTGAAATGTTCATTCATGAAACCTCCTTCCCGTTGTTGATGGTTTACCAGCTTGCCTTCTTAACGCCAGGGATCTGGCCTTTATATGCTAATTCGCGGAAGCAAATTCTGCAGATTTTAAACTTTTGCAATACAGAATGTGGACGACCACAACGTTCGCAGCGAGTATAAGCCCGCACTTTGAATTTTGGCGCACGTTGTTGTTTAACTTTCATTGAAGTTTTTGCCACTAAACCTGACACCTCCTAAATAATTTCGGAGCTGATATGCCATTTATTATTTAACAAATGGCATTCCGAGCCCTGTAAGCAGCTCGCGGGACTCTTCGTCCGTTTTAGCTGTTGTAACGATAACGATATCCATACCACGTACTTTATCAACTTTGTCATACTCGATCTCTGGGAAGATCAATTGTTCCTTAAGACCAAGTGTGTAGTTACCGCGTCCATCGAATGCTTTGTTCGATACGCCGTGGAAGTCACGAACGCGTGGAAGCGTTACATTGAACAATTTGTCAAGGAAATAGTACATACGCTCGCCGCGAAGAGTTACCTTCACACCGATTGGCATGTTCTCGCGAAGTTTGAAACCAGCGATGGATTTCTTAGCGCGAGTAATTACTGGTTTTTGACCAGCGATAAGTTGCATATCATTAACTGCAGAATCAAGCACCTTCGAGTTAGCAACAGCGTCACCAACACCCATGTTAATAACTACTTTCTCGACTTTCGGTACTTGCATTACTGTAGAGTAGTTGAATTTTTGAATCAAAGCAGGTGTTACTTCGCTCAAATAGCGTTCTTTCAATCTAGTTGCCATGAATCATGGACCTCCTTTCTTAAGTTCCTGGATTAGTCGATTACTTCACCGGATTTCTTAGCTACACGAACCTTCTTGCCGTTGTCCAATACTTTGTAACCGATACGGGTTACTTTTCCGCTCTTAGGATCAACGTGCATTACGTTCGATACATGAATCGGAGCTTCCTTCTCGATAATGCCGCCTTGTGGATTCAACTGGCTAGGCTTTTGGTGTTTCTTCACCATGTTCACGCCTTCCACAAGAACGCGGTTCTCACGAGGATAAGCGGCGATGACGCGGCCTTTTTTGCCTTTGTCTTTGCCGGAGATCACGATAACCGTGTCGTCCTTCTTAACATGAAGCTTATTGTTATGGGATTCCAGAATCTTTTTCAATCTAGGCATCTATTTACACCTCCTGTTTCGCACAGCTTAACGTACCATAGGATACGCAATCTTTATTAGATAACTTCCGGAGCCAAGGAAACGATTTTCATGAAGTCTTTATCGCGAAGTTCGCGGGCAACTGGTCCGAAAATACGAGTACCACGTGGGCTCTTGTCTTCTTTAACAACTACCGCTGCGTTCTCATCAAATGCGATGTAAGAACCGTCTTTACGACGTACGGAACGTTTTGTACGAACAACAACCGCTCTGACTACATCGCCCTTTTTGACAACGCCGCCTGGTGTTGCTTGTTTCACAGAACAAACGATCAAATCGCCAATTTGTGCTGTGCGCGCACGACCAGTACCACCCAAAACGCGAATACACATCAATTCCTTCGCGCCAGAGTTATCAGCCACATGCAAACGTGTAAATGGTTGAATCATCGTTATATCCTCCCTTCGATCAAAACTACGGTGCTATTAAATAACAATTGCTTTTTCAATAACTTCAACGAGTCTCCAGCGCTTGTCTTTAGACAACGGGCGTGTTTCAGCAATTTTAACAGTATCACCGATTTTAGCTGTGTTATTTTCATCATGTGCTTTAAATTTCTTCGTATATTTCATACGTTTATGATAAAGATCATGCTTCTTGTAGGTTTCTACTGCTACAACAATGGTCTTATCCATTTTGTCGCTTACGACTTTACCAATTTGCACTTTACGGGCGTTACGTTCGCTCATGGTTAGCCTCCTTCCTGAACATTCGCGCTTGGTCCGAGCCAGGCGCAATATTAGCTAATCCCAAGTTCTCTTTGACGTAATACGGTTTTAGCACGAGCTATTTCCTTACGCACATCACGGATCCGAGTCGGGTTATCAAGCTGGCCAGTAGCCAATTGAAAACGGAGGTTAAAGAGTTCTTCTTTAAATCCTGCAACTTTTTGTTCAATCTCAGCAGTGGTTAAGTTGCGAAGTTCATTAGCTTTCATTTGCTTCACCACCCAATTCTTCACGTTTCACAAACTTAGTCTTGATTGGCAGTTTGTGAGCGGCAAGACGCATAGCTTCACGAGCAACTTCCTCCGATACACCGGCAAGTTCAAACATGATCTTACCAGGTTTCACAACTGCAACCCATTTTTCTACGTTACCTTTACCGCTACCCATCCGAACTTCAAGAGGCTTTTGAGTAATCGGCTTGTCAGGGAAAATTTTAATCCATACTTTACCGCCCCGTTTGATGTAACGCGTCATTGCAATACGCGCTGCTTCAATTTGACGGTTTGTAATCCAAGTTGGCTCAAGAGCTTGCAGGCCGTATTCACCGAAGTTCAATTCAGTGCCGCCTTTTGCTTGACCTCTCAGACTACCGCGTTGTTGCTTGCGGTGTTTTACACGTTTTGGTACCAACATGATTAGTTGCCTCCTTCCTGAGCAGCTGGTTGTTTCTTAGCCGTAGGAAGAACCTCTCCACGATAGATCCATACTTTCACGCCAATACGTCCATAAGTCGTATGTGCTTCTGCCGTACCGTAATCGATGTCGGCGCGGAGCGTATGAAGTGGAACAGTTCCTTCACTGTAGCCCTCTGTACGAGCAATTTCAGCACCGCCGAGACGACCGCTGACTGCTGTCTTAATCCCTTTCGCTCCTGAACGCATAGTTCTTTGGATTGCTTGCTTCAAAGCACGACGGAAAGAAACACGACGTTCCAATTGTTGTGCGATGCTCTCAGCAACGAGAATTGCGTCAAGATCAGGGTGTTTAATTTCAGAAATATTGATGTGAACCTTCTTGCCACCTGCAATCTTCGTAATTTCGTTACGCAGATTTTCAACTTCCGAACCACCTTTACCGATAACCATACCTGGTTTCGCAGTGTGGATCGTCACATTCACACGATTAGCCGCTCTCTCGATTTCGATGCGAGATACTGCGGAGTCTTTCAATTTATTCTTCAGGTGTTCACGAATTTTAACGTCTTCAAGCAAGAGATCACCGAAATCTTTACCTGCATACCATTTGGATTCCCAATCACGGATAATCCCTACTCGTAATCCGACCGGATTTACCTTTTGGCCCACACGTTTTCCCTCCTTATTTTTCGGATACCACCAAAGTAATGTGGCTTGTGCGTTTGTTGATCCGGCTAGCACGTCCCATTGCACGAGGGCGGAAACGTTTCATTGTCGGACCTTGGTTTACGTAAGCTTGTGTAATAACCAATTTATTTACATCCATAGAATAGTTGTGTTCAGCATTAGCAATCGCCGAATTCAGAAGCTTCTCCACGATCGGGGATGCGCCCTTTGGAGTATGGCGGAGAATTGCGATCGCTTCGCCAACTTGCTTACCACGGATCAAGTCAACTACGAGTTGAGCTTTGCGGGGAGCAATGCGAACAGACTTTACATGTGCTTTAGCTTCCATGTGTTGTTACCTCCTCTCAAACGAAGAACTTATCGTTTAGCGTCTCGTTTTCTTGTCGTCATCCGTATGACCTTTGTAGGTACGGGTTGGAGCAAATTCACCAAGTTTATGCCCTACCATGTCCTCTGTTACGTATACCGGTACGTGTTTACGTCCGTCGTATACACCAAAAGTATGGCCGATGAATTGTGGAAAAATTGTCGAACGGCGCGACCAAGTTTTAATAACCACTTTCTTGTTCGATGCGCTCGCTTCTTCCACCTTTTTCAACATATATCCGTCAATAAAAGGTCCTTTTTTAAGACTACGGCTCATTGAATATCCTCCCTTCATACTGCTTGTTTCGAACTATAATTCAATGCCGTGAAGTGATCCGCGAGGCGCGGATTACTTCGTGCGGCCACGAACGATATACTTATCAGATGCTTTGCCTTTTTTACGCGTTTTGTAACCAAGGGTTGGTTTGCCCCAAGGAGACAATGGCGATTTACGGCCGATCGGAGCACGACCTTCACCACCACCGTGAGGGTGATCGTTAGGGTTCATAACAACACCGCGAACTTCAGGACGTTGGCCCTTCCAGCGATTGCGGCCTGCTTTACCGATCTTGATCAATTCATGGTCTGCATTACCTACAGAACCGATTGTAGCACGGCAAACTTTGAGAATTTTACGCATTTCGCCAGAAGAAAGACGAACTGTTACGTATTTTTCTTCTTTACCGAGCAATTGAGCTTCAGTACCGGCAGCACGAACGAGTTGTCCACCTTTACCTGGTTGCAGCTCAATGTTGTGGATAACTGTACCCACTGGGATGTTCTCGAGTGGAAGAGCATTACCGATTTTGATGTCGGAACCTACGCCAGACTCGATAACATCGCCTACTTTAAGCCCTTGTGGAGCAATAATGTAGCGTTTTTCACCGTCAGTATAGTGGATCAAAGCAATGTTAGAAGTCCGGTTCGGGTCGTACTCGATAGTAGCAACGCGGCCTGGAATTCCATCTTTGTTCCGTTTGAAGTCGATGATACGATATTTACGTTTGTGTCCACCGCCATGGTGACGCACAGTGATTTTACCTTGGTTGTTGCGGCCAGCTGTTTTGCTCAGCGGCGCAAGCAAGGATTTCTCCGGTGTATCTGTGGTGATTTCTTCGAATGTCGATACGGACATTCCACGTCTTGCCGGAGATGTCGGTT
The window above is part of the Paenibacillus lutimineralis genome. Proteins encoded here:
- the rplP gene encoding 50S ribosomal protein L16 codes for the protein MLVPKRVKHRKQQRGSLRGQAKGGTELNFGEYGLQALEPTWITNRQIEAARIAMTRYIKRGGKVWIKIFPDKPITQKPLEVRMGSGKGNVEKWVAVVKPGKIMFELAGVSEEVAREAMRLAAHKLPIKTKFVKREELGGEANES
- the rplB gene encoding 50S ribosomal protein L2; protein product: MPIKKYKPTSPARRGMSVSTFEEITTDTPEKSLLAPLSKTAGRNNQGKITVRHHGGGHKRKYRIIDFKRNKDGIPGRVATIEYDPNRTSNIALIHYTDGEKRYIIAPQGLKVGDVIESGVGSDIKIGNALPLENIPVGTVIHNIELQPGKGGQLVRAAGTEAQLLGKEEKYVTVRLSSGEMRKILKVCRATIGSVGNADHELIKIGKAGRNRWKGQRPEVRGVVMNPNDHPHGGGEGRAPIGRKSPLSPWGKPTLGYKTRKKGKASDKYIVRGRTK
- the rplE gene encoding 50S ribosomal protein L5, whose product is MATRLKERYLSEVTPALIQKFNYSTVMQVPKVEKVVINMGVGDAVANSKVLDSAVNDMQLIAGQKPVITRAKKSIAGFKLRENMPIGVKVTLRGERMYYFLDKLFNVTLPRVRDFHGVSNKAFDGRGNYTLGLKEQLIFPEIEYDKVDKVRGMDIVIVTTAKTDEESRELLTGLGMPFVK
- a CDS encoding type Z 30S ribosomal protein S14; the protein is MAKTSMKVKQQRAPKFKVRAYTRCERCGRPHSVLQKFKICRICFRELAYKGQIPGVKKASW
- the rplN gene encoding 50S ribosomal protein L14 translates to MIQPFTRLHVADNSGAKELMCIRVLGGTGRARTAQIGDLIVCSVKQATPGGVVKKGDVVRAVVVRTKRSVRRKDGSYIAFDENAAVVVKEDKSPRGTRIFGPVARELRDKDFMKIVSLAPEVI
- the rplX gene encoding 50S ribosomal protein L24: MPRLKKILESHNNKLHVKKDDTVIVISGKDKGKKGRVIAAYPRENRVLVEGVNMVKKHQKPSQLNPQGGIIEKEAPIHVSNVMHVDPKSGKVTRIGYKVLDNGKKVRVAKKSGEVID
- the rpsC gene encoding 30S ribosomal protein S3, with translation MGQKVNPVGLRVGIIRDWESKWYAGKDFGDLLLEDVKIREHLKNKLKDSAVSRIEIERAANRVNVTIHTAKPGMVIGKGGSEVENLRNEITKIAGGKKVHINISEIKHPDLDAILVAESIAQQLERRVSFRRALKQAIQRTMRSGAKGIKTAVSGRLGGAEIARTEGYSEGTVPLHTLRADIDYGTAEAHTTYGRIGVKVWIYRGEVLPTAKKQPAAQEGGN
- the rpsQ gene encoding 30S ribosomal protein S17 encodes the protein MSERNARKVQIGKVVSDKMDKTIVVAVETYKKHDLYHKRMKYTKKFKAHDENNTAKIGDTVKIAETRPLSKDKRWRLVEVIEKAIVI
- the rpsH gene encoding 30S ribosomal protein S8 produces the protein MNISDPIADMLTRIRNANTVRHETVEMPASTIKKQIAEILKREGFIRDAEYIDDNKQGIIRVFLKYGSNNERVITGLKRISKPGLRVYTKSNEVPRVLGGLGIAIISTSKGVMTDKEARQSKAGGEVLCYVW
- the rpsS gene encoding 30S ribosomal protein S19, which translates into the protein MSRSLKKGPFIDGYMLKKVEEASASNKKVVIKTWSRRSTIFPQFIGHTFGVYDGRKHVPVYVTEDMVGHKLGEFAPTRTYKGHTDDDKKTRR
- the rpmC gene encoding 50S ribosomal protein L29, which encodes MKANELRNLTTAEIEQKVAGFKEELFNLRFQLATGQLDNPTRIRDVRKEIARAKTVLRQRELGIS
- the rplV gene encoding 50S ribosomal protein L22 produces the protein MEAKAHVKSVRIAPRKAQLVVDLIRGKQVGEAIAILRHTPKGASPIVEKLLNSAIANAEHNYSMDVNKLVITQAYVNQGPTMKRFRPRAMGRASRINKRTSHITLVVSEK